The genomic DNA AAAGGCAAACGGCAATATTTCCGCTGCTGCTAGGATGCTCGGTTTGACCCGGCCGCAGCTTGCGTATCGGCTTGAGCGTAAATCGGGGAATTGAGCCTCGGGGAGGCGTTAAATCCGCCGCCCCTTCAGAGCGAATACGAAAATCCCGCCCAACCCATGGCCGAGATTTTCGTCTAACGGAGTGGCTCTCCGCCTCCTATGCCAAGTCGCTCGGTGGCCGCGCATCAAGGTTGAGAGAGGTATAAATCGAGGCTGTTGGCTTGCTTGCAATTGACTGGCGGCCACATTCCGATTTTCTCATTTCCCATCCCGATCCGGATGCGCGCATCGACCGCCACCACCCGTTCCCTCGTCCCGAGGAGGGGATTGAGGTCGAGCTCCCGGATCTCGGGGGCGATCTCGCAGAGGGCGGAGAGGCGGGTGATGGTGTCGGCGAACCTCGCCTCGTCGACCCCCTCCTGGCCTCTCGTCCCCTGAATGATCTTGTAGGATTGAAGGGATGCTATCATCTCGGAAGCCTGGTTTCTGCTCACGGGGGAGAGCTCCGCGGCCGTATCCTTCAGGATTTCGATGAAGACACCGCCAAGGCCGCAGAGGATCATGTGGCCGAATTTTTCTTCGTAACTGGCGCCGACGAAAAGTTCCGTGCCGGAAAGCATCGGCTGGATGAGAATGGCCGTGGTATCCTTTATTTTCATCATTCTTTCGAATTCGTTCTCCACCGACTCGACATCATTTACATCGAGAGCAACCCCCCCGACGTCGGATTTGTGAACCGGGCCGACGACCTTCATGACGACCGGCAGACCGAGCTCCATCGCTTTCTCCACGGCTTCTTCTTTGCTCGAAACCACGGCTTCACCGGCTCTGTCTATCCCGGCGGCGTCGAGAAGAGCCTGCACTTTCTCCGGGGGCATGTACCCATCCTCGCATCCGTCGAGGATGGTTCTTACGGCTTTCACATCGATCTCGGGAAGTTCTACTTCGCCTGCAGGTTTCGGAGTTTTTGCAACGGCCGCCAGGGCTCTGGCGAGAAGCACTTCGTCGGAGAAGGAAACGTTCCCCAGCTCATGGAAGTAATCCGCCTCCTTCTTCGCGGTGACGACGGAGGGAAGAACCGTATAGACAGGCTTCCGGGAAGTCCTGGTCTTTTCGGAAATCACATCCAGGGCTTCGGAGATGTCGGTAAGCCCGGTAGATCCGAAGATGACGGCCATGCTGTCGATGTTGTCGAACTTGTCGTTCATGGCGTCGATGATGAGGCCGATATGCTCCGGGGTTCCCGTTGCAAGGAAGTCGATGGGGTTTGCAACGCTCGATCCGGGGAATAAACCGGAAAGAAGCTCCTCCGTATCCGGCCCTTCCAGATGGGGCACCTGCATCCCGCCTTTCTCGAGGGTATCCGTCATCATCACCCCGGGACCTCCTGCATGGGTGACGATCGCCACTCTCCTGCCCGCAGGTTCCGGATGGCAGAAGACCGCTGCGGTGGTCACGAGGTCTTCCTTCCCGTGGCACCGCACGATTCCGGCTTTTCTGAAAAGGGCATCCACCGCGCTGTCGGGGCTTGCAAGGGCGCCGGTGTGAGAGGTCACCGCGCGGCTCCCCGATTCGGAGCTGCCCGATTTGATTGCGGCGATCTTGCACCCCTTCTTGATGAGGGAGGAGGCGTGCCTGAGAAGTTTCGCGGGCTGGCTGACGCTCTCGATATAGATGAGCTTTATCCTTGAGCTGCTATCCGGATCGAAGGTTTCATCCCAGTACTCGATGACCTCCTCGACCCCGATCTGGGCGGAGTTGCCCACGGTGAACATGCTCGAGAAGGAAAGACCCATCAGCATCCCCTTTTCGACGATCCATGCGGCGGTGGCGCCGGAGGCACAGACGAAGTCGCACCCCTTGGGGTCGAGTTTGGGGACAGGGCCGGCAAATATGCCGGCATAGTGCTGGGTCAGGGCGCCGATACAGTTCGGGCCGAGAAGGGAGCCGGCGTTTCTGTTGATGATTTCGAGGATCTCGCCCTGGAGGCTCTCCCCTTCGGGACCGACCTCGGAGAATCCCGCGGAAAGAATGATGAAGGCTTTACAGTTTTTGTGGTTTGCCAGTTCTTCGACGGTCTCCTTCACGTAGGCCGCGGCGACGCAGATGATCGCCATTTCGACATCGGGCAGCTCGGCCGCGGTCTTGAAGCATCTGAACCCCTGGACGTCGGTCTCTTTCGGGTTTACGGCGTAGATCTTCCCTTTATAATTCTTCTCGGTCAGGTTCTTGATGAGCGCACCGCCGACCTTGGACCGGTCGTTTGAGCCCCCAACAATGACGATCGATTTCGGATCGATCAGCTCCCTATTGATCATGGTTGACCCCTCCCATGAAAGCGGTGTGATTTGCCGACTTCACAAAGTCGTTCGGAGAATGCTTCATCAGGGATTTGAGCCAGACCTCCTTCGGTATCCGGTTGAAGGGTTCTATGGTCGAAAGGAGGCCGAGAACGACGACGTTGGCTGTCTTCCCCGTCCTGTCATTCAGATCGTAGGCCACCCGATTCGCATCGATGGTGATTACCTTGTACCCTTCCAGCGCCTTCTCGATATCCTCCAGCTGCGGGTAATCCTCCGGTCTGGTTTTCGGGGGAAGCGCCCTGAAGCGGTTGAACAGGATGGTCCCGTCCGGCTTCAGCAGCTCCAGGAATCCGGGCCTCAGGACCTCGCTCATCTCCATGACCACCAGAACGTCGGCGGAACCGGGCGCAAGGACGGGAGAGTGAACGTTGCCGCAGCTGAAGGTCGAGATGACCGGGCCGCCAAGCTGCGCCATGCCGTGAGTGTCTCCTTTGACGATGTGTTTCTCGGCGTAGGGCGTATCGAGCATCATGTCCGCCAGAATCTTTCCGAAGAACAGGTTTCCTTGTCCGCCGATGCCCCGAATGGCGAGTCTGAGGGATTCGGGCAGGTTCCCGCTGTCCATCTCCACTCTTCCGTAGGCTTTTATCTCCTGAAGAGCGGGACGGGTGTCCGCGGCCTGCATGATCCCAGGCTCGCTCATCGACTCGATGGCGTCGAAGGGGCACAGCTGCATGCAGACCTGCTCGCCCTCGGCGCAATTGGTACAAAGGTTCGTGAAGTGAGGATTTTTTTCCTCGTCAAGTTCGATCCCCGGGCACATGTTGCAAATGCCGCAACTCTTGCAGAGAGCCCCGTTCACCTCCACCCCTCTGACCTTCTCCTTCCCCGCTACTTCGTTGATGCAGGCGCCTTCAAGAACCAGGGTGGAGAACACCCCGGTTTCCGCCAGTTCGAGAGCTTCGACAAGCGCCTTTTCGACGGCGGCGACGTCATAGGAGTCGACCGCGACGACCCTTGCCTGCTCGGCTTCCAGGGCCTTTTTGAGGTCGAATCGGTTGGGTACGCCGGCGAGGTTCGAGGGAGAACTCGGGGCGGGCTGGCCGCCGGTCATGGCGGTGACCCGGTTGTCCAGGACGATCTTCACGCCGGGAGTGTTCCTGAAGACCGCATTCCTTGTCGCGTCGAGACCCGAGTGGCACTCGCAGGAGTCGCCGATCAGGGAGATCGTCTTCGCGGCGTATTCGGGCCGTGAAAGGACGAAGCCCTGTCTCATGGAGTCGGATGCGCCCATGCACAGGCAGGTGTCGATGGCGTTGAGGAAGTAGAGGAGGGTGGAACAGCCGATGTCCCCGAAGCTGGAAAAAATCTTCCCCTTTTTCCTCAACTTGTCGACCGTGAGTCCGAAGGCCCTGTACGGACATCCCGGACAGATCGACGGAGGCCTCATGATCGGTTGTATGTCGAGTTTTCTGCTTTCCGGCCGGCTGAATTTCACGCTCTCCACATGCCGGGTGATGTGATCGATCACGGCCTCGGGAGTCCACTCGGTTATAGTGCTGTACTTGCCCTTGGTCACCACGTCGATCCCCAGGAGCCTGATCTTTTCCTCCAGGAACTTGTCCCCGTCCTCGAAAACCAGGATCCTGCCTTTCGACCTGGAGGCGAAAGCCTTTATTCTCTCTTCCGGAATAGGATACAGGGCGGCCAGGGAGAGGATCGAAGGACTGACTCCCAGAGTGTTGAGGGCTTCCCGGACGATGATGTTGCTTTCTCCGCCGGCGATGATCGACCAGTTCTCCGTCCCTTCGGTCTCGCAGACGAGGTCGGACGACTCCAGCCATTCGACCAACTGGGGGATTCTCTCGGTCGTCGCCTTGTTGTAGTTCATCCGCGCAAGATAGGGCATCCCCATCCAGCTCTTCAGGTCCTGGGGGACCTCCCGCCTTTCAACCTTGCGGCTTTCACCCGTTTTGACGAGGGCCTCCGAATGGCACAGAACCCCATTGGCCAGGATGACGACGGGGGTGTTGAATTTTCTGCTGATGTCGGCCGCAATCCTCGGCATCTCGTACATGTCCTGATGGTTTCTCGGTTCGAGCACCGGAATTCTGGACGAGGCGAACAGATATTTCAGATCGATGACATGCTGAGTGCTGGAAGGGACGTAGTCCGATGCGACCAGAAGCACGATCGCGCCGGAAGGAGCGTTGTAGAAGGCCGAGGTGGTGATCGTGTCTCCGGCCTGAAGGGCGCCGGGGGTCTTCATGGTGATCAGGGTGTCGTCGCCGGCGATGGCTCGGCCGAATCCGACGGCTACCGCGACCGCCTCGTTGACCGACCACCCAACACTGATCCGGTCCTGCACTTTCGCAAGAGCCTTGTCTATGATCTCCGTGCTGGGCGTACCCGGATAGCCGTCCGCGCTGTGGTATCCGGCGTGCATGACGCCCAGAGCGAAAGCCAGATTCCCCTGCAATATGAATTTGCTCCCGGCGGGAGCATCTACCATTTTTGCGAATTGGGACATGTTTCTTCTCTCCTTTTCCTTTATTTGATACAACCCTTTGACCCATGATGTCCGGGACTCGAGTTGTGGGCTATCGGGGTACCTCTAAAAACCTCGTTAAAAGAATTCCCTGGCGAGTTTTTCCCAGGCCGGGAGACTGCGGCGGATGATCCCTTCATCGATGCAGTAGGCGATACGGAAATATCCGGGTGCGCCGAAGCCGGTTCCGGGAACCAGAAGCAGGTTGTATCTCTGAGCCCTGCGGACAAATTCAATATCGTCTTCGATGGGGGATAGGGGAAAGAGGTAGAAAGCGCCCCCGGGTTTGGCCATCCGGAAGCCGAGAGCGGTCAGATGCTCATAAAGCAGATCACGCTTTTCCCGGTACTTTTGAATATCGACACTTTCCCGTTGCAGCTTCGCCACCAGCCTTTGCACCAGGGCTGGAGCATTGCAGAAACCCAGCACCCGGTTGCAGAAGACAGCCCCCTCCATGAACTTTCCGACCTGATTCATCGCCGGGTTGGCGGCCAGGTAGCCGATACGCTCGCCGGGGAGGGCCAGATCTTTCGAGTGGGAAGTGACGACCACCGAATTGGTCACGAAATTGAACACGGAGGGGACCGGTGAATCGTCGTAGCGGATCCTGGCATAGGGTTCGTCCGAAATCAGAAAAATTGTGCGTCCCAGCTCTTTTTCTTTCCGGCGGAGAAGATCCCCCAAGATCCTGAGGTCGGACTCGGGATAAATAGCCCCTGTCGGATTGTTCGGGGAGTTGACGATGATGGCCCGGGTCAGGGGTCCGATGGCCGCATCGATGGCGGCCAGGTCGAGCTGAAAGGTTTCCCGATCGGTCCACACGACCGTGGTTGTTCCACCGTGATTGTCGACATAGG from Desulfuromonas sp. TF includes the following:
- a CDS encoding acetate--CoA ligase family protein; protein product: MINRELIDPKSIVIVGGSNDRSKVGGALIKNLTEKNYKGKIYAVNPKETDVQGFRCFKTAAELPDVEMAIICVAAAYVKETVEELANHKNCKAFIILSAGFSEVGPEGESLQGEILEIINRNAGSLLGPNCIGALTQHYAGIFAGPVPKLDPKGCDFVCASGATAAWIVEKGMLMGLSFSSMFTVGNSAQIGVEEVIEYWDETFDPDSSSRIKLIYIESVSQPAKLLRHASSLIKKGCKIAAIKSGSSESGSRAVTSHTGALASPDSAVDALFRKAGIVRCHGKEDLVTTAAVFCHPEPAGRRVAIVTHAGGPGVMMTDTLEKGGMQVPHLEGPDTEELLSGLFPGSSVANPIDFLATGTPEHIGLIIDAMNDKFDNIDSMAVIFGSTGLTDISEALDVISEKTRTSRKPVYTVLPSVVTAKKEADYFHELGNVSFSDEVLLARALAAVAKTPKPAGEVELPEIDVKAVRTILDGCEDGYMPPEKVQALLDAAGIDRAGEAVVSSKEEAVEKAMELGLPVVMKVVGPVHKSDVGGVALDVNDVESVENEFERMMKIKDTTAILIQPMLSGTELFVGASYEEKFGHMILCGLGGVFIEILKDTAAELSPVSRNQASEMIASLQSYKIIQGTRGQEGVDEARFADTITRLSALCEIAPEIRELDLNPLLGTRERVVAVDARIRIGMGNEKIGMWPPVNCKQANSLDLYLSQP
- a CDS encoding 2-oxoacid:acceptor oxidoreductase family protein, which gives rise to MSQFAKMVDAPAGSKFILQGNLAFALGVMHAGYHSADGYPGTPSTEIIDKALAKVQDRISVGWSVNEAVAVAVGFGRAIAGDDTLITMKTPGALQAGDTITTSAFYNAPSGAIVLLVASDYVPSSTQHVIDLKYLFASSRIPVLEPRNHQDMYEMPRIAADISRKFNTPVVILANGVLCHSEALVKTGESRKVERREVPQDLKSWMGMPYLARMNYNKATTERIPQLVEWLESSDLVCETEGTENWSIIAGGESNIIVREALNTLGVSPSILSLAALYPIPEERIKAFASRSKGRILVFEDGDKFLEEKIRLLGIDVVTKGKYSTITEWTPEAVIDHITRHVESVKFSRPESRKLDIQPIMRPPSICPGCPYRAFGLTVDKLRKKGKIFSSFGDIGCSTLLYFLNAIDTCLCMGASDSMRQGFVLSRPEYAAKTISLIGDSCECHSGLDATRNAVFRNTPGVKIVLDNRVTAMTGGQPAPSSPSNLAGVPNRFDLKKALEAEQARVVAVDSYDVAAVEKALVEALELAETGVFSTLVLEGACINEVAGKEKVRGVEVNGALCKSCGICNMCPGIELDEEKNPHFTNLCTNCAEGEQVCMQLCPFDAIESMSEPGIMQAADTRPALQEIKAYGRVEMDSGNLPESLRLAIRGIGGQGNLFFGKILADMMLDTPYAEKHIVKGDTHGMAQLGGPVISTFSCGNVHSPVLAPGSADVLVVMEMSEVLRPGFLELLKPDGTILFNRFRALPPKTRPEDYPQLEDIEKALEGYKVITIDANRVAYDLNDRTGKTANVVVLGLLSTIEPFNRIPKEVWLKSLMKHSPNDFVKSANHTAFMGGVNHDQ
- a CDS encoding pyridoxal phosphate-dependent aminotransferase, with protein sequence MSVSDKIKKSIEGSSWIRKMFEEGANLSRIHGAENVFDFTIGNPSVEPPAAFREELLKIANHPQPGMHRYMNNAGYEETRSAVAEILSETSAVPVGPEHVVMTCGAGGGLNVVLKTILNPGEEVLILAPFFVEYKSYVDNHGGTTTVVWTDRETFQLDLAAIDAAIGPLTRAIIVNSPNNPTGAIYPESDLRILGDLLRRKEKELGRTIFLISDEPYARIRYDDSPVPSVFNFVTNSVVVTSHSKDLALPGERIGYLAANPAMNQVGKFMEGAVFCNRVLGFCNAPALVQRLVAKLQRESVDIQKYREKRDLLYEHLTALGFRMAKPGGAFYLFPLSPIEDDIEFVRRAQRYNLLLVPGTGFGAPGYFRIAYCIDEGIIRRSLPAWEKLAREFF